A single window of Bacillota bacterium DNA harbors:
- a CDS encoding SH3 domain-containing protein: MAKKVIAALVLTFVTFGSVLSVRAFSPQPGTADDPLISVSFFTQGIAPLVNRLSTLETGAAAVATLAATIGQLESRIAALEGKVAQLERQAATPPPVTPPPAPVLHGFVTGANVVNVRQGAGTTFAVITTLTLNARVEVVERGREWHRIRLADGRVGFIHATLLRIP, from the coding sequence ATGGCGAAAAAGGTAATTGCAGCCTTGGTGTTGACTTTTGTGACTTTTGGAAGCGTCCTATCGGTGCGGGCATTCTCGCCCCAGCCCGGTACAGCCGACGATCCCCTCATTTCGGTTAGCTTTTTCACGCAGGGCATTGCGCCCCTAGTGAATCGGCTGAGCACACTAGAAACAGGTGCTGCGGCAGTGGCTACTCTTGCCGCTACGATCGGGCAATTGGAGTCGCGCATCGCAGCTCTTGAGGGCAAGGTAGCGCAATTAGAGAGACAAGCGGCAACACCACCCCCTGTGACTCCGCCGCCTGCTCCTGTTCTGCATGGTTTCGTTACTGGTGCGAATGTAGTCAATGTCCGTCAGGGGGCAGGTACGACTTTCGCTGTCATTACGACCTTGACACTGAATGCCAGGGTAGAAGTAGTCGAACGCGGCCGCGAGTGGCATCGCATCAGACTCGCAGACGGCAGAGTAGGGTTTATTCACGCCACATTGCTCCGTATCCCCTAA
- a CDS encoding ABC transporter ATP-binding protein, with amino-acid sequence MSFLRRLLHEARPHWKYLLVTGVAILGLTSLDLLAPQLIRRLLSYVESGDDLSMGVITPIALSLLGLYAGKILFRFLASYMSHVGSWQLVADMRTRVYDHLQKLSMGFFQDKQTGQLMSITVNDVATFESLIAHAIPELGANILVLGGVSFILFRMNPTLAALTLLPVPFLILATRLYAVKVRPIFSVAQKKIADLNAVLQDNLSGLKEIQVFNKQAWERQQVDYHSQSHVRAILLALRYGAIFQPTIEFLTSLGTVIVIFFGGILALRGQMRGSDIVAFMLYLNLFYQPITAMGRLMEDIQRAIAGGERVFKVLDTVPDIKDSDEAISMPRGQGHIVFDNVTFGYNSEQRVVEEISFAVPPGKMVALVGPTGVGKTSIISLLTRFYDPRQGRILLDGYDLRDITLKSLREQISIVLQDVFLFNGTIAENIAYGSEQATLEEIIAAAKTACAHEFIVNTPRGYETPIGERGLRLSGGQKQRLAIARAVLRNAPILILDEATASVDVETEAQIQSAINGLAGSRTVVVIAHRLSTVKRADSILVFDEGRIVEQGTHQVLIQQGGLYSRLCKMQLESSL; translated from the coding sequence TTGTCATTTTTGCGCAGATTGCTCCATGAGGCGCGTCCTCATTGGAAGTATCTCTTGGTAACTGGGGTCGCCATCTTGGGTCTTACCAGCCTAGATTTGCTAGCTCCTCAGCTCATTCGCCGCCTGCTTTCCTACGTGGAGTCGGGTGATGATTTGAGCATGGGTGTCATCACGCCAATTGCCTTAAGCCTGCTTGGTCTGTACGCGGGCAAGATTCTCTTTCGCTTCTTAGCAAGCTATATGTCGCACGTGGGTTCCTGGCAACTCGTGGCAGATATGCGTACACGGGTCTATGACCATCTGCAGAAACTCTCCATGGGTTTCTTCCAAGACAAACAAACCGGGCAGTTGATGTCCATCACTGTCAATGACGTGGCGACTTTTGAGTCGCTCATTGCTCATGCCATACCTGAGCTTGGTGCGAACATACTAGTGCTCGGTGGAGTTTCCTTCATATTGTTTCGCATGAATCCTACTTTAGCCGCGTTAACCTTGCTGCCGGTGCCGTTCTTAATTTTAGCCACTCGCTTGTATGCCGTAAAAGTGCGTCCGATCTTTTCCGTCGCGCAAAAGAAGATAGCCGACCTCAATGCCGTTTTGCAGGATAATCTTTCAGGGCTGAAGGAGATTCAGGTGTTTAACAAGCAAGCTTGGGAGAGGCAGCAGGTCGATTATCACTCCCAATCGCATGTCAGGGCCATTTTACTAGCTTTGCGTTACGGAGCCATATTTCAGCCAACCATAGAGTTTCTGACCTCTCTCGGAACTGTTATCGTAATTTTTTTTGGCGGCATACTCGCCTTGCGCGGTCAGATGCGGGGCAGTGATATCGTCGCGTTTATGCTCTACTTGAACTTGTTCTACCAGCCCATAACGGCTATGGGTCGCCTGATGGAGGATATTCAGCGCGCCATCGCCGGAGGGGAAAGAGTATTTAAAGTGCTAGATACCGTGCCGGATATTAAAGATAGCGATGAAGCAATTTCCATGCCGCGAGGCCAAGGGCATATCGTCTTTGACAACGTCACCTTTGGGTACAACAGCGAGCAGAGGGTGGTAGAAGAGATCTCTTTTGCCGTTCCGCCTGGCAAGATGGTGGCTTTAGTGGGGCCAACCGGAGTAGGCAAGACTTCTATTATAAGTTTGCTAACGCGTTTTTATGATCCCAGGCAGGGACGCATCCTGCTCGATGGCTATGATCTGCGCGATATTACGCTGAAGTCCTTGCGCGAGCAGATATCTATTGTCTTACAAGATGTATTTTTGTTTAATGGCACAATCGCCGAGAATATCGCCTACGGTAGTGAGCAGGCTACTCTAGAGGAGATTATCGCGGCAGCCAAGACGGCCTGCGCGCATGAGTTTATTGTAAACACGCCGAGAGGCTACGAAACCCCCATTGGTGAACGCGGCCTGCGACTTTCGGGTGGACAAAAACAACGCTTGGCTATTGCTAGGGCAGTTCTGCGCAACGCTCCCATTCTCATTCTAGATGAAGCGACTGCTTCAGTAGACGTGGAAACAGAAGCTCAAATTCAAAGTGCTATCAATGGTCTCGCTGGAAGTCGTACTGTTGTAGTCATCGCGCACCGTCTTTCGACAGTCAAGCGAGCAGACAGTATTCTCGTGTTTGATGAAGGTCGCATTGTTGAACAGGGCACCCATCAAGTTCTCATTCAGCAAGGTGGTTTGTACAGTCGCCTTTGTAAAATGCAACTTGAGTCGAGTTTGTAG